The following nucleotide sequence is from Borrelia puertoricensis.
CAATAGTATATTTGCCTGATTTATAATAAATAAGCGTAGAGGTTAAATATTGCAAATTTAAGCTTATTATCTGCTTGAGATGTTTTTCAATTTTTTTATCTAAATTTCTAATTTCAAAATCAATCTCATCATAATTTTTGACAACACCCCGTTTTATTTTAAGTTCATCAATATCAATATACTTACATAAAATCTCTAATAAATGCTTTAAACTTGGATCTACAAATAATAATTCTCTCAAAATTTCAACTTCATTTTGAATCTTAAACTCATTTTTATCTAAAAAAAGCATTATTCTTAAAACTTCTCTTAGAAAAAAAATAATATTCTTAATCTCCTCAAGAGAAATTCTTGAGTTCTCTTTAAGAAGTAAAACAATAGAACCACTTATACTCTCAAGACAAGAATTTGGATATTCATCATAAACTTCAATAAGATTTTTGATAAGTTTAACAAAAAAACATACTCGACTAACTTCTTCCTCGGTTTTCAATATTTGTTGCTCACCTAGAAGGTTAACCGTATCTGAAATAGCTACGTAAGAAGCAACTGAAGCTAATATTTGATAAAAATCAATTTTTTCCAAATATTTCTCTTGCATAACTCTTATATCTCTTAAGCTCATTTACAATTTTTAGATAACTATTGTATCTAACTTCTGAAATTTTAAATCCAATTTGATTCATTATAAAACAATTTGGCTCATTTGCATGCAAACAAGAATTAAATCTACAAAAATTATTCAAATCTTTAAATTCTCTAAAATAATATCTAAGCTTAAGGGGTTCTAAGCTTTCAATTCCAAATTCCTTTATTCCAGGAGTATCAATTACCACTCCATTATCAGAATGAAAAGCCATAGCATAAACTGTAGTATGTCTGCCTCGTGCATATTTATAAGATATTTCATTTATAGCCTGCGCTGCATTTAAATCCACCTCATTTATAAGTGAAGATTTTCCAACTCCAGACTGCCCAACAAAAGAAGTTCTCGAACTCTTAATAATTTCCTTTATTTCTTCAATTCCCTGCAAAGTGATAGCAGAAGTTTTAATAACCCTATAACCTAAATTTTCATAAATTTTAATTAGAGTCTCAACTTTAGTGCTTATACCCTCATCAACCTTATTTATCAAAATAATAGGAGTAATCCCTTGTTCCTCAGCAACTACTAATACTCTATCAATAAATGAATTTTTAATCTCAGGAAGACTAGCAGAACTAACAATTAAAACATTATCTATATTTGAAACAATAACTTGCCTAAGAGCAGCCTTTTTATTATAACGCCAAATGACACTTTTTCGTTTAAGTCTCTCTTTAATATATACCTTGCCCTCATCATAAACATCTCCACAAACAAAATCTCCAGGAATTAAAGGACTATATTCTTTATCCTGGATATTTAAAATCTTCCCCTTAATAACTCCTTCATAAATTTTATTGGTATTAACATTAACAATAGAATAAATATTATTCACACCCCAGAGAACTTCAAATCTAAGGTCATTCAATTGATTATTCCTTTAAAATGCAAACCATATTTTTTACAAAAATTCTTATAGAAATACAAATTTTCATCTTGTGTTAAATAAAAATAACGTGTAAAACAATCATCACAACTCTCAATGTTCTTTAATTCTTTAACAAGCTCATTAGTTACAAGTTCACGATTCTCATAAACAGGAATTCCTAAAAAATTTTCAATCATGTCTTTAATGTGCAAATAATGTGTACATCCTAAAAAAACCATATCCCGCCTACTAGCTTTAACCTCTAATTTTAAGAAATTTAAATATTTAAGTGCATCTTCCTTAAATCTATCTCCATATTCTACAAAATTCACAAGATCACTTGCAGGTTTTAAAACTAAATCCCAATGACAATCTTTTTCCCTTTGAATAAATTTACTATTAATGGTAGCATGTGTCGCAATTAAAATAACCCTCTTATATGCAAGCTCTTCTACTAAACCAACTGAAGGCAAAATATATATTACAGGAAAACTAAAATTTAACTTGTCATATACACTAACAGAAGCTGTATTACAAGCAATAACAATTGCAGCAATATTATACATTTGTTCCAATTTCAAAACTAGTTTCAAAATCTCTTTTAAAAGAAAGTCTGAACTCTTCTCACCATAAGGAAAGTTCTTGTTATCTGCAATATAGACATAATTTCTATTAACAAGCCTTTTGCTTATATACTCAAAATAAGAAAGTCCACCAATACCCGAATCAAAAATAACTATAACATTCTTTAAATTGCTCATAAGCCTTACTTAAATTTAAGTATAAAAATTAATTTATTCTCTTTCAATGACAATTGATAATATTTACAACCTAACAAACTTTCAAACTATCATAGTTTAAATTATAATTATTATTAATACCAAATCATAGAAGAGGAAAATATGCATAAGAGCATCAAAGAAATTTTAAATAATCCTATATTAGATAGTATAATCACAGTGAAAGGATGGATTCGCACAAAACGCAGTAATGGTAAAATCTCTTTTGTAGAAATTAATGATGGCTCAAATATTAAAGGAATTCAAGCGATCATTGATGAAGAAAATCATCAATTTGAAAAAAAAGAATTTAAAAAGCTCACAACAGGTGCCAGTGTATCATTAACCGGAATTTTAATCTTAAGCCCAGCAAAAGGACAAACCTATGAAATCAAAACAACAAATTTTAATATAATTGGAGAAGCGGATCAAGAAACATATCTTTTACAAAAGAAAAGGCACACCTTTGAATTTTTAAGAGAAATCCCTCATTTAAGAATTCGTACTAATACATTTGGGGCTGTAGCCAGAATTAGAAATCAAATTTCTTATAAAATTCACGAATATTTTCAAAAAAATGGATTTTTATACATACATACCCCAATTATTACATCAAATGACGGAGAAGGGGCCGGTGAAATATTTCGTGTATCTACCTTAGATTTTAATAACATCACAAACGGAAAAGAAGTTGACTTTACAGACGATTTCTTTGGTAAACAAGCATTCCTTACAGTAACTGGACAACTGCACGGCGAAGCTTATGCAATGGCCTTATCAAAAATATATACATTTGGACCAACCTTCAGAGCAGAAAATTCTAACACAACACGCCATGCCTCAGAATTTTGGATGATTGAACCTGAGATGGCATTCTTTACACTTGAAGACAATATCAATTTAGCAGAAGATTTTCTTAAGTACATTTTAAAAGAAACTTTAAATAATTGTAATCAAGATATGGAATTTTTTGATAATTTCATTGAAAAAGGCTTAATCAAAAAAATTGAAGATGTAATAAACTCTAACTTTGAAGTTATTACATATACCCAAGCAATTAAAAAACTT
It contains:
- the rsgA gene encoding ribosome small subunit-dependent GTPase A, translated to MNDLRFEVLWGVNNIYSIVNVNTNKIYEGVIKGKILNIQDKEYSPLIPGDFVCGDVYDEGKVYIKERLKRKSVIWRYNKKAALRQVIVSNIDNVLIVSSASLPEIKNSFIDRVLVVAEEQGITPIILINKVDEGISTKVETLIKIYENLGYRVIKTSAITLQGIEEIKEIIKSSRTSFVGQSGVGKSSLINEVDLNAAQAINEISYKYARGRHTTVYAMAFHSDNGVVIDTPGIKEFGIESLEPLKLRYYFREFKDLNNFCRFNSCLHANEPNCFIMNQIGFKISEVRYNSYLKIVNELKRYKSYAREIFGKN
- the murI gene encoding glutamate racemase; this encodes MSNLKNVIVIFDSGIGGLSYFEYISKRLVNRNYVYIADNKNFPYGEKSSDFLLKEILKLVLKLEQMYNIAAIVIACNTASVSVYDKLNFSFPVIYILPSVGLVEELAYKRVILIATHATINSKFIQREKDCHWDLVLKPASDLVNFVEYGDRFKEDALKYLNFLKLEVKASRRDMVFLGCTHYLHIKDMIENFLGIPVYENRELVTNELVKELKNIESCDDCFTRYFYLTQDENLYFYKNFCKKYGLHFKGIIN
- the asnS gene encoding asparagine--tRNA ligase, which codes for MHKSIKEILNNPILDSIITVKGWIRTKRSNGKISFVEINDGSNIKGIQAIIDEENHQFEKKEFKKLTTGASVSLTGILILSPAKGQTYEIKTTNFNIIGEADQETYLLQKKRHTFEFLREIPHLRIRTNTFGAVARIRNQISYKIHEYFQKNGFLYIHTPIITSNDGEGAGEIFRVSTLDFNNITNGKEVDFTDDFFGKQAFLTVTGQLHGEAYAMALSKIYTFGPTFRAENSNTTRHASEFWMIEPEMAFFTLEDNINLAEDFLKYILKETLNNCNQDMEFFDNFIEKGLIKKIEDVINSNFEVITYTQAIKKLENATKTFEIKPYWGMDLQTEHERYLTEEIIKKPAIIIDYPKEFKAFYMKMNEDDKTVKGMDILVPRIGEIIGGSEREDNLDKLNKRIKELNLETETLNWYLDLRRFGSTPHSGFGLGLERLIQYITGMANIRDVIPFPRTPKTLYF